A window of Saccharomyces paradoxus chromosome XIII, complete sequence contains these coding sequences:
- the DUS1 gene encoding tRNA dihydrouridine synthase (Dihydrouridine synthase~similar to YML080W) yields MTESALSSASNALMQKLTGRQLFDRIGRPTRIVAPMVDQSELAWRILSRRYGATLAYTPMLHAKLFATSKKYREDNWSSIDGSSVDRPLIVQFCANDPEYLLAAARLVEDKCDAVDLNLGCPQGIAKKGHYGSFLMEEWDLIHNLINNLHKNLKVPVTAKIRIFDDREKSLNYAKMVLDAGAQFLTVHGRVREQKGQKTGLANWETIKYLRDNLPKETVFFANGNILYPEDITRCMEHIGADAVMSAEGNLYNPGVFNVGQTKDKDKVFPRVDKIIREYFQIVKECQESKASKTAMKSHFFKILRPFLPHHTDIRSTLATMNAKATWEEWEEQIVKPVEIVVQVIFEQPDIEIKDEIIIGEKQSWGGSYRTVPYWRCQPYFRPVNGITGDKRVMQGLTDADINKKRKADMPLESADKKKDIKA; encoded by the coding sequence ATGACTGAATCTGCCTTGAGTAGCGCCAGTAACGCTCTGATGCAGAAACTAACAGGTCGACAACTTTTTGACAGGATTGGCCGTCCTACTAGAATTGTTGCACCAATGGTAGACCAATCCGAACTAGCATGGCGTATTCTGTCCAGAAGATATGGTGCAACCTTGGCGTACACTCCCATGTTGCATGCAAAATTATTTGCTACCTCTAAGAAATATAGAGAAGATAACTGGTCTTCCATAGATGGCTCTAGCGTAGATAGGCCGTTGATTGTACAATTCTGTGCTAATGATCCCGAGTATCTATTGGCAGCAGCTAGACTAGTGGAGGATAAGTGTGATGCCGtagatttgaatttggGATGTCCTCAAGGTATAGCTAAAAAGGGACACTATGGGTCATTTTTGATGGAAGAATGGGACCTAATACATAACCTAATCAACAACTTGcataaaaatttaaaagttCCAGTTACAGCAAAAATACGTATATTTGACGACCGTGAAAAGAGTTTAAACTATGCCAAAATGGTACTGGACGCTGGAGCTCAATTTCTTACAGTACATGGGAGAGTAAGAGAACAAAAAGGACAAAAGACTGGTTTAGCCAACTGggaaacaataaaataccTAAGAGATAATTTACCCAAAGAAACTGTGTTTTTTGCCAACGGGAATATCCTGTATCCTGAAGATATTACACGTTGTATGGAACACATTGGCGCAGACGCAGTGATGAGTGCTGAGGGGAACCTATACAATCCTGGCGTTTTCAATGTAGGCCAAACTAAAGACAAGGACAAGGTATTTCCACGTGTAGATAAGATCATCAGAGAATATTTCCAGATCGTCAAAGAATGCCAAGAATCCAAAGCCTCCAAGACAGCAATGAAGTCAcactttttcaaaattttgaggcCTTTCTTACCACATCACACCGACATCAGGTCAACGCTTGCGACCATGAATGCAAAAGCTACATGGGAAGAATGGGAAGAACAAATAGTGAAGCCTGTAGAAATAGTGGTGCAAGTAATATTCGAACAGCCAGATATCGAGATTAAGgatgaaattattatcGGCGAGAAGCAGTCATGGGGTGGATCATATAGAACTGTTCCATACTGGAGGTGCCAGCCATATTTTAGGCCTGTTAACGGTATCACCGGTGATAAAAGAGTTATGCAAGGCTTGACAGATGCAGACATAAACAAGAAACGTAAAGCTGATATGCCGCTAGAATCGGCcgacaagaagaaggacATAAAGGCGTAG
- the CFF1 gene encoding Cff1p (similar to YML079W), translating to MSANVQEAADAAIELASFVKVPVPEPPTSLQQLINDWQLIKHREGGYFKETDRSPYTMELEKPENGGSGKIETVTRNQSTLIYYLLTPDSPIGKFHKNINRIIHILQRGKGQYVLVYPDGQVKSFKVGFDYKNGEVSQWVVPGGVFKASFLLPNEEFDNGFLISEVVVPGFDFEDHTFMKGEDELKHLVGPEKAAELAFLA from the coding sequence ATGTCAGCCAATGTACAAGAAGCTGCAGACGCAGCCATAGAGCTAGCCAGTTTTGTTAAAGTTCCAGTGCCTGAACCACCAACTAGTTTGCAACAATTGATCAATGATTGGCAATTAATCAAGCACAGAGAAGGTGGGTATTTCAAGGAAACAGATAGATCTCCCTACACCATGGAATTGGAAAAACCGGAAAATGGAGGTTCAGGGAAGATTGAAACTGTAACAAGAAACCAATCCACGCTGATTTACTACTTGTTGACCCCCGACAGCCCAATTGGGAAATTTCACAAGAATATCAACAGGATCATACATATCTTACAAAGGGGTAAGGGTCAATACGTTCTAGTGTATCCTGATGGTCAAGTGAAATCATTTAAGGTTGGTTTTGACTATAAGAATGGAGAAGTCTCGCAATGGGTTGTCCCCGGAGGTGTGTTTAAGGCAAGTTTTCTTCTGCCAAACGAAGAATTTGACAACGGCTTCTTGATTAGTGAAGTAGTGGTACCtggttttgattttgaggATCACACCTTCATGAAAGGTGAAGATGAATTGAAACACCTTGTCGGACCCGAAAAGGCAGCTGAGTTAGCTTTCTTAGCTTAA
- the CPR3 gene encoding peptidylprolyl isomerase CPR3 (Mitochondrial peptidyl-prolyl cis-trans isomerase (cyclophilin)~similar to YML078W), with amino-acid sequence MFKRSIIQQSRLLSNSVPRLGKKVFFDPAVNGTKIGRIEFELYDNVVPKTAENFRALCTGEKGWGYKGVPFHRIIPDFMIQGGDTDLTNGFGGKSIYGSKFADENFVKKHDKAGLLSMANAGPNTNGSQFFITTVPCPWLDGKHVVFGEVTKGMDIVKTIESYGTASGKPRAEIVVEEAGEL; translated from the coding sequence ATGTTTAAACGTTCCATCATTCAACAATCCCGCTTATTATCCAATTCTGTACCTAGATTGGGTAAGAAGGTGTTCTTCGACCCCGCCGTCAATGGAACCAAAATTGGCAGAATAGAATTTGAATTATATGATAATGTGGTTCCTAAAACTGCGGAAAATTTTAGAGCCTTGTGTACTGGCGAAAAGGGCTGGGGCTACAAAGGTGTGCCTTTCCACAGAATCATTCCCGACTTCATGATCCAAGGTGGTGACACTGATTTGACCAATGGTTTTGGGGGCAAATCCATTTACGGTTCCAAGTTCGCTGACGAAAACTTTGTCAAAAAGCATGACAAAGCTGGCCTACTATCCATGGCAAATGCCGGACCAAACACCAACGGGTCTCAGTTCTTCATCACCACTGTGCCTTGTCCATGGTTAGATGGAAAGCACGTTGTCTTTGGTGAAGTAACCAAAGGTATGGACATTGTCAAGACAATCGAATCATACGGTACTGCTTCTGGTAAACCAAGAGCTGAAATCGTTGTCGAGGAAGCCGGGGAGTTATGA
- the BET5 gene encoding TRAPP subunit BET5 (Core component of transport protein particle (TRAPP) complexes I-III~similar to YML077W) yields MGIYSFWIFDRHCNCIFDREWTLASNSASGTINSKQTEEDAKLLYGMIFSLRSITQKLSKGSVKNDIRSISTGKYRVHTYCTASGLWFVLLSDFKQQSYTQILQYIYSHIYVKYVSNNLLSPYDFAENESEMRGQGTRKITNRNFISVLESFLAPMVNQ; encoded by the coding sequence ATGGGGATATATTCATTTTGGATCTTTGATAGGCATTGTAACTGTATATTTGATAGAGAATGGACATTGGCGTCCAATAGCGCAAGTGGTACAATAAATTCCAAACAGACTGAAGAAGATGCAAAGCTGCTGTACGGcatgatattttcattacGCTCTATAACGCAGAAACTTTCCAAAGGCTCTGTTAAAAACGACATACGGAGTATATCTACAGGAAAGTATAGAGTTCACACGTATTGTACGGCTTCAGGGCTATGGTTTGTACTATTATCCGACTTCAAACAGCAGTCTTACACTCAAATTTTACAGTATATTTACAGTCATATTTATGTCAAATATGTGAGCAACAACTTATTGTCACCATATGATTTTGCTGAAAACGAAAGTGAAATGAGAGGTCAGGGGACAAGAAAGATCACCAATAGGAACTTTATATCCGTTCTTGAGTCATTTTTAGCACCAATGGTCAATCAGTGA
- the WAR1 gene encoding War1p (Homodimeric Zn2Cys6 zinc finger transcription factor~similar to YML076C), protein MDTQIAITGTAIGKEINKSSSKTDNKIASSNADVPCIDKATQTIIEGCSEDDPRLSYPTKLETTEKGKTKRNSFACVCCHSLKQKCEPSDANDIYRKPCRRCLKHKKLCKFDLSKRTRKRKPRSRSPTSFESPMVNVSTKSKVPTDSEESSLKDGTSYLTIFPSDANTKHVPNSRTVLPGLQQSLSDLWSTLSQPPSYGVREPETTSKGDITTNDSTKSNGGIPTNPTILASNNERTNVNDAPVIYSTYNSPIPISSVPTSINSEALLKPRPNIVGDEQIHNVKVKRQKKSYSRHMTRSFRKQLQSLIISQKGKIRDISMKLDTWSKQWNDLVERSMFLPTIADPVSVGIISHEEATLRLHLYKTEISYLSKLPFIRVEENVSVDELRKKKPILFSVIMSCVSIVLTPKQTTRGTIMKLDSFVLNLITNQIFKANNKSIEIIESLSTLCLWYNFFEWSSKTRYHIFNYICCCLTRDLGPTYVNRSFGMFSDEDPNRFKSPLELYSNGASLTLLVYISALNISIFLRQSIQARWSHVTEKACQDLIKETKESQDYENDKLLFDSSNDPILVQFAKMNHVLENIHTHLHERDLNDDEFDDPIFTKKYLNKLMEKYHKQLQEIFTKLDRNRPRVIAFYYSVEAYLYQYKLAVFIGEMSHTVNEKVELPKEIMDDFVKCYRCCKSALEEFSKLEPILITSLPLFHTSRIIYTVGMLLLKLRYSVVAIPSFHDLMPLTDDAIALVIRVNNLLEKTSELYPFNNSLYKFRYVIALFCQTYANKVIDVADRYNAEREKRKEKQIIKEVRNDHESTKAMNASETEEQKMPKEEHPLIDNNTNQSITTVPDEMLPVYSRVREDTAAMNLNINSSSYMNGSPHEQREGLVGSTLLPPPFISNGMTNSTDSTNMKPSPSSSVDNLNDYLTDINSLAWGVNSLNDEFWTDLFMNDI, encoded by the coding sequence ATGGACACGCAGATTGCAATAACTGGCACTGccattggaaaagaaatcaacAAAAGTAGTTCAAAGACCGACAATAAAATTGCTTCATCGAACGCCGATGTCCCATGCATAGATAAGGCTACGCAAACTATTATAGAAGGATGCTCCGAAGATGACCCCAGGCTTTCGTATCCTACAAAACTAGAGACTACTGAAAAAGGGAAGACCAAAAGAAACTCATTTGCATGTGTATGCTGCCATTCTTTAAAGCAAAAATGCGAGCCTTCCGATGCTAATGATATTTATAGGAAACCTTGCCGTAGGTGTCTGAAACACAAAAAGCTATGCAAATTTGATCTTTCAAAGAGGACAAGGAAGAGAAAACCTAGGTCAAGGTCGCCTACATCTTTTGAATCGCCAATGGTAAATGTCTCTACCAAAAGCAAAGTCCCAACAGATTCTGAGGAATCAAGCTTGAAGGATGGTACGTCTTACCTCACCATTTTCCCTTCCGACGCGAATACCAAACACGTTCCAAACTCTCGAACAGTTTTACCTGGACTTCAACAAAGTTTATCTGACCTTTGGTCAACGTTAAGCCAACCGCCCTCATACGGAGTAAGGGAGCCCGAAACCACATCTAAAGGAGATATAACCACTAATGATTCTACAAAATCGAATGGTGGTATCCCCACAAATCCCACAATCTTAGCATCTAACAATGAACGTACGAATGTTAATGATGCGCCAGTCATATACAGTACCTACAACTCACCCATACCGATTTCTTCTGTCCCTACTAGCATCAACAGCGAAGCGCTGCTCAAACCTAGACCTAATATTGTGGGTGATGAGCAAATACACAACGTCAAAGtgaaaagacaaaaaaaatcatattCTAGGCATATGACACGGTCGTTCAGAAAGCAGCTACAATCACTGattatttctcaaaaagGTAAAATTAGAGACATTTCGATGAAGCTTGATACATGGTCAAAACAGTGGAATGACCTTGTTGAAAGAAGCATGTTCTTACCGACAATAGCAGATCCCGTATCAGTGGGAATCATATCCCATGAAGAAGCGACGCTACGATTACATCTTTACAAGACCGAGATTTCATATCTGTCAAAATTGCCATTCATAAGGGTCGAAGAAAACGTTAGTGTAGATGAattaagaaagaagaaacccattttattttctgtcATTATGTCATGTGTTTCAATTGTATTAACACCCAAACAAACCACCAGAGGAACGATAATGAAGCTTGATAGTTTTGTACTAAATTTAATCACAAATCAGATTTTCAAGGCCAACAATAAATCTATCGAAATCATCGAGTCACTGTCTACCTTGTGTTTGTggtataatttttttgaatggtCAAGTAAAACAAGGTATCATATATTTAATTACATCTGTTGCTGTTTAACTAGAGATTTGGGGCCTACCTATGTCAATAGATCCTTTGGTATGTTTAGCGACGAGGACCCAAACAGGTTTAAGTCACCTTTGGAGCTTTACAGCAATGGCGCCAGTTTAACTTTACTGGTATATATTTCAGCACTTAACATTTCAATTTTCCTCCGCCAATCAATACAAGCTCGTTGGAGTCACGTCACTGAAAAGGCTTGCCAGGATTTAATTAAGGAGACGAAAGAATCACAAGATTATGAGAACGACAAACTATTATTCGACTCATCTAACGACCCCATCTTAGTGCAGTTTGCTAAAATGAACCATGTCTTAGAAAATATCCACACGCACCTACATGAGAGGGATCtaaatgatgatgaattcGATGATCCTATTTTtactaaaaaatatcttAATAAACTGATGGAAAAATACCATAAGCAATTGcaagaaatttttacaaaactTGACAGAAACAGACCAAGAGTGATCGCATTTTATTACTCTGTAGAAGCTTATTTATATCAGTATAAACTTGCAGTATTCATCGGAGAAATGTCGCATACCgtaaatgaaaaagtcGAATTGCCCAAAGAGATAATGGATGATTTTGTCAAATGCTATCGTTGCTGTAAATCTGCCCTTGAGGAGTTTTCCAAACTGGAGCCAATTTTAATTACCTCCTTACCATTATTCCATACCTCCAGGATCATATATACTGTTGGTATGCTTTTGTTAAAGCTACGCTACTCTGTAGTCGCTATACCTTCATTTCATGATTTAATGCCACTGACGGATGATGCCATTGCCCTGGTAATAAGGGTAAACAatcttttagaaaaaaCATCTGAACTATATCCATTCAATAACTCTCTTTACAAATTTAGGTACGTTATTGCGTTATTTTGTCAAACCTATGCAAACAAGGTTATTGATGTTGCTGATCGCTATAATGCAGAGAGAGAGAAACGAAAGGAAAAGCAAATCATAAAAGAAGTAAGGAATGACCACGAGAGTACCAAGGCAATGAATGCCTCTGAAACCGAGGAACAAAAGATgccaaaagaagaacatcCACTTATCGACAATAATACGAACCAAAGCATAACGACAGTGCCTGATGAAATGTTGCCGGTGTATTCAAGAGTTCGTGAAGATACTGCCGCCATGAACTTGAATATCAACAGCTCTTCTTACATGAATGGGTCACCGCATGAACAGCGAGAGGGCCTGGTAGGGTCAACTCTATTGCCACCACCATTTATTTCAAATGGTATGACTAATTCCACTGATTCAACTAATATGAAACCATCACCTAGTTCATCGGTAGATAACTTGAACGATTATTTGACGGATATTAACTCCTTAGCATGGGGCGTTAATTCATTAAATGATGAGTTTTGGACAGACCTTTTTATGAATGACATTTGA